A part of Bacillus rossius redtenbacheri isolate Brsri chromosome 1, Brsri_v3, whole genome shotgun sequence genomic DNA contains:
- the LOC134534589 gene encoding uncharacterized protein LOC134534589 isoform X11 — MDTVTVPYVSCIKLRGSPILPPVMTAVRRKEMQQYKELAICIEKRLLYSKRVSMDSGLGTATNCDVATGREATISPQNNLSAVVSNTLNLTDCSSSSEFECDEVLVKHVKLSESNMPSSNVDSLHHSDTPSSNVESQYQSYTPTSNQLVVDSYNDDSVKKPDSDAQQASETTITPEVHDVERKSDQLDETFSSVAMSASTDLNRYGDMSLTSSTTSLLGGEQQESVLAVLEPLPLCVSGLRLQHKSLMGDGAEETAAEARAESARPRLVRSNSYTLEAPSPVLLAHVQQARRNCLSRDSLLPRRKTWTVPLDEGADRKFAFALPLPVEDVCTGKKLDVYKQLSTSLPGSSSSSPVKLEPAYASTDCVLRKILPFTQLKNSVENKLSTASALDCKSNGSSQSFDSSNHVSHLGVVCATQRNKDIRQLFAELQSNYEKEKAELLAKQKQEQEEMEMMFRDQCEQLVAAITNQCPQPAAAKNDLPTSSSSASPPSKLPVAKARNLRKASTSTNHVYKYSDAEHWRIGKATAIIQFRKKNGK, encoded by the exons ATGACTGCTGTTCGTCGAAAGGAAATGCAGCAATACAAAGAGCTTGCAATCTGTATCGAGAAGCGATTGCTATACAGCAAACGAGTGAGCATGGATAGCGGATTGGGAACTGCAACAAATTGTGACGTTGCAACTGGCAGAGAAGCTACCATCTCTCCTCAGAATAATCTCTCTGCTGTCGTCAGTAACACTTTGAATCTCACTGACTGTAGTAGTAGCAGTGAATTTGAATGTGATGAAGTGTTAGTAAAACATGTAAAGCTATCAGAAAGTAACATGCCATCATCAAATGTTGATTCTCTTCACCACAGTGATACACCATCATCAAATGTTGAATCGCAGTACCAGAGTTATACGCCAACATCAAATCAGTTGGTTGTGGACTCATACAATGATGACAGTGTAAAGAAACCAGACAGTGATGCACAGCAAGCATCTGAAACTACCATAACACCCGAAGTACATGATGTGGAGAGGAAAAGCGATCAGTTAGACGAAACTTTCAGCTCTGTCGCAATGTCTGCTAGCACAGACTTGAATCGATACGGCGACATGAGCTTGACTTCGTCCACCACGTCTCTGCTGGGAGGCGAACAGCAGGAGAGCGTGTTGGCGGTGCTGGAGCCGTTGCCGCTGTGCGTGTCTGGTCTCAGGCTGCAGCACAAGTCCCTGATGGGTGACGGGGCTGAGGAGACTGCTGCTGAGGCCCGTGCAGAGAGCGCTCGCCCCCGGTTGGTGCGCAGCAACTCGTACACGCTCGAGGCGCCGAGCCCTGTCCTGCTGGCTCACGTACAACAGGCGAGGAGAAACTGTTTGTCACGAGACAGCTTGTTGCCACGCCGGAAGACGTGGACTGTGCCGTTGGACGAGGGCGCTGACAGAAAATTTGCGTTTGCGTTACCCCTGCCTGTCGAGGATGTGTGCACCGGCAAGAAATTAGATGTTTACAAGCAGCTGTCGACATCTTTGCCTGGTAGCTCATCATCGAGCCCGGTGAAACTGGAACCGGCATATGCTTCTACAGATTGTGTTCTACGTAAAATTCTTCCTTTTACTCAGCTTAAAAATTCTGTTGAAAACAAATTGAGCACAGCAAGTGCCCTAGACTGCAAATCAAACGGTTCTTCCCAGTCCTTCGACTCTTCCAACCATGTCTCCCACTTGGGTGTGGTGTGTGCCACTCAGAGGAATAAAGACATCAGACAGCTGTTTGCAGAACTGCAGTCAAACTATGAAAAAGAGAAAGCTGAGCTCCTGGCCAAACAGAAGCAGGAGCAGGAAGAAATGGAGATGATGTTTCGAGACCAGTGTGAGCAGCTTGTTGCAGCCATAACCAATCAGTGCCCGCAACCTGCCGCAGCCAAGAATGATCTTCCTACTAGTTCCAGTTCGGCCTCACCACCCAGCAAGCTGCCGGTTGCCAAGGCCCGGAACTTACGAAAAGCATCAACTTCCACCAATCATGTTTACAAATACTCTGATGCTGAGCAC TGGAGAATTGGGAAAGCTACTGCAATCAttcaatttagaaaaaaaaatggaaagtgA